From the Quercus lobata isolate SW786 chromosome 6, ValleyOak3.0 Primary Assembly, whole genome shotgun sequence genome, one window contains:
- the LOC115994484 gene encoding probable inorganic phosphate transporter 1-3 — protein MAKNQLGVLNALDVAKTQWYHFTAIVIAGMGFFTDAYDLFCVSLVTKLLGRIYYTAPAIPNVTGKPGSLPPNVADAVNGVALCGTLAGQLFFGWLGDKLGRKKVYGITLILMVVCSIGSGLSFGKKREGVIATLCFFRFWLGFGIGGDYPLSATIMSEYANKKTRGAFIAAVFAMQGFGILGGGIVALIVSSAFRNKYDSPSFNENPDLSLPEQSDYVWRIIVMFGAVPAALTYYWRMKMPETARYTALVAKNAKQAAADMSMVLQVTLDAEEEKVERMAQEPSNSFGLFSKEFAKRHGRHLLGTTATWFLLDIAFYSQNLFQKDIFSAIGWIPSAGSMSALDEVFKIAKAQTLIALCSTVPGYWFTVAFIDHLGRFTIQLMGFFFMTVFMFAIGIPYHHWTLKPNHLGFVVMYSFTFFFANFGPNATTFIVPAEIFPARLRSTCHGISAACGKAGAIVGAFGFLYAAQSQDPAKVDAGYPTGIGVKNSLIALGCINFLGMLFTFLVPEPKGKSLEEITGEDDGEGGETETGTSRTRTAPV, from the coding sequence ATGGCTAAAAACCAATTGGGAGTGCTTAATGCACTCGATGTGGCCAAGACACAATGGTACCATTTCACCGCAATTGTGATTGCTGGAATGGGGTTTTTCACAGATGCATACGACTTGTTTTGCGTCTCCCTTGTCACGAAGTTACTCGGCCGCATATACTACACAGCACCAGCTATTCCTAATGTGACAGGTAAGCCTGGTTCATTGCCTCCTAATGTGGCTGATGCTGTTAACGGTGTCGCTCTTTGTGGCACTCTTGCTGGTCAGCTTTTCTTCGGTTGGCTTGGTGACAAATTGGGAAGAAAGAAAGTGTATGGTATAACCCTTATTCTCATGGTAGTCTGTTCCATTGGCTCTGGGCTCTCCTTTGGAAAGAAACGAGAAGGTGTCATAGCCACTTTGTGTTTCTTCCGGTTTTGGCTTGGATTTGGCATTGGTGGTGATTATCCTCTTTCCGCTACAATTATGTCAGAATATGCGAACAAAAAGACTCGTGGGGCGTTTATTGCTGCAGTGTTTGCCATGCAgggatttggaattttgggcGGTGGGATTGTTGCTTTAATAGTTTCAAGCGCGTTCAGAAACAAATACGACTCACCATCATTCAACGAAAATCCGGACCTCTCCTTGCCTGAACAATCTGATTATGTATGGCGCATAATTGTCATGTTTGGGGCTGTCCCAGCAGCTCTCACATACTACTGGCGTATGAAAATGCCCGAGACAGCTCGTTACACTGCTCTTGTTGCCAAGAACGCAAAACAGGCTGCTGCAGACATGTCTATGGTGCTACAAGTTACTCTTGATGCTGAAGAGGAGAAGGTGGAGAGGATGGCTCAGGAGCCATCAAATTCCTTTGGTTTATTCTCCAAGGAATTCGCCAAACGCCACGGGCGTCACTTGCTTGGAACAACTGCTACTTGGTTCTTGCTGGACATTGCATTCTACAGCCAAAATCTTTTCCAAAAGGATATCTTCTCCGCTATTGGATGGATTCCATCAGCAGGGTCAATGAGCGCACTTGACGAGGTTTTCAAGATTGCAAAGGCACAAACACTTATAGCATTGTGCAGTACCGTGCCTGGATATTGGTTCACAGTGGCATTTATTGATCATCTTGGACGGTTCACAATCCAATTGATGGGTTTCTTTTTCATGACTGTGTTTATGTTTGCGATTGGTATCCCTTACCATCATTGGACTCTAAAACCCAACCATCTCGGCTTCGTGGTAATGTACTCCTTCACATTTTTCTTCGCCAACTTCGGACCAAACGCTACGACGTTTATTGTGCCAGCAGAAATTTTCCCTGCAAGACTAAGGTCTACATGTCATGGAATATCAGCCGCATGTGGTAAGGCAGGAGCTATAGTTGGCGCCTTTGGATTCTTGTATGCTGCACAAAGCCAAGACCCTGCCAAAGTAGACGCTGGGTACCCTACTGGTATCGGGGTGAAGAATTCGCTTATTGCGCTTGGCTGTATTAACTTCTTGGGAATGTTGTTTACCTTTTTGGTGCCAGAACCTAAGGGAAAATCATTGGAGGAGATTACTGGTGAGGACGACGGTGAAGGGGGTGAGACAGAGACTGGCACTAGTAGGACTAGGACTGCTCcagtttga